In a genomic window of Brettanomyces nanus chromosome 1, complete sequence:
- a CDS encoding uncharacterized protein (EggNog:ENOG41), which translates to MALTLIKRQGWYQNSGNNARYAFLAFLIAVVVIIFTMTCFVNLRRIRAGRRPFVSRYLAPPSYYQSERQYETAPPPLPTYTAEANPQQDVGYYDQNGKFVPAKMEDTEFPPPPGATPSGDHTYANATPIVVSPPTDSGIQPAYLAQETTSPATSTPGSNSAYYSPRQGSSSPQSNAANSPSGYAPPPGPPPTHSKGN; encoded by the coding sequence ATGGCTCTCACACTTATCAAACGTCAAGGCTGGTACCAAAACTCTGGAAATAATGCTAGGTACGCCTTTCTTGCATTCTTGATTGCCGTCGTGGTTATCATATTTACGATGACTTGCTTCGTAAATCTGCGTCGTATACGGGCTGGAAGGCGGCCGTTTGTTTCTAGATATTTGGCTCCTCCTTCGTATTATCAATCAGAGAGACAGTATGAGACAGCTCCACCACCACTCCCCACATATACAGCAGAAGCCAATCCTCAACAAGATGTCGGATATTATGACCAAAATGGCAAATTCGTACCTGCCAAAATGGAGGATACAGAgtttcctcctcctccagGAGCCACTCCTTCAGGTGACCATACTTATGCCAATGCTACGCCCATAGTTGTGTCACCTCCTACTGATTCTGGTATACAGCCGGCTTATTTGGCTCAAGAAACAACATCTCCAGCAACGAGCACACCAGGTAGCAACTCTGCGTACTATTCGCCAAGACAAGGAAGTAGCTCGCCACAATCAAATGCTGCAAACAGTCCTTCGGGTTATGCGCCTCCTCCAGGCCCTCCACCTACTCACTCAAAGGGTAACTAA